The Corallococcus soli genome has a window encoding:
- a CDS encoding kelch repeat-containing protein — protein sequence MSPHPVRSTLLAALLVLSTGCGEKEVAPSLDLVTTACAGTPPLEGVTHLRFRVTGPGLDTPRERVSTVRWTAQDVPAIPAGSGRVLEVRAYAGVPDRGGQLRSLGRTAPFDVVEGRAASVRVFLRRLGEFAPVNQASSPDACALPRELRAGHTATPLPDGRVLFAGGYAPEADGRRPVSGTTEVFDPKEGTFTPGPDVGARAFHTASLLPGGKVLLTGGAEALDVLSLQRTARVVDVTSGETTTLEPKVARYQHAVAVDVEGHVLLVGGRSAEGRAVFMMEGFDAASGRFVDVPGEMHRVDATLAVLGDGRTILVAGGSDAVRPEADVLSFVFGGDSFSRLLPVPPRLRVPRVGATVAMLGRTEDGPRPLLIGGFDGVDPLNGALAVGASEVLESVIRVSDGPTLLPRSNACAVSLPDGRVVVLGGRGTDPGIPRATAWAELIIPAKDAQPSVLGLPLLPQPLVWHSCTALPDGSVLVVGGVDDSTGEPRAPREALVVMPPPRD from the coding sequence ATGTCCCCGCACCCCGTTCGCTCCACGCTCCTGGCCGCCCTGCTGGTCCTCTCCACTGGCTGTGGGGAGAAGGAGGTCGCCCCCTCGCTGGACCTCGTCACCACCGCCTGCGCGGGCACGCCGCCCCTGGAGGGGGTGACGCACCTGCGCTTCCGCGTCACCGGGCCCGGGCTGGACACGCCCCGGGAGCGGGTGTCCACGGTGCGTTGGACGGCGCAGGATGTCCCGGCCATTCCGGCGGGCAGCGGGCGGGTGCTGGAGGTGCGGGCGTACGCGGGGGTTCCGGACCGGGGCGGCCAGCTGCGGTCGCTGGGGCGCACGGCGCCCTTCGACGTCGTGGAGGGCCGGGCGGCGTCGGTGCGGGTCTTCCTGCGGCGGCTGGGGGAGTTCGCGCCGGTGAACCAGGCTTCGAGTCCCGACGCGTGCGCGCTGCCGCGTGAGCTCCGGGCGGGGCACACGGCGACGCCCCTGCCGGATGGCCGGGTGCTCTTCGCCGGGGGCTATGCGCCCGAGGCGGACGGCAGGAGGCCGGTGTCGGGGACGACGGAGGTGTTCGACCCGAAGGAGGGCACGTTCACCCCCGGGCCGGACGTGGGGGCGCGGGCCTTCCACACCGCGTCGCTGCTGCCGGGCGGCAAGGTACTGCTGACGGGGGGCGCGGAGGCGCTGGACGTGCTGTCCCTGCAGCGCACGGCGCGCGTCGTGGACGTGACGTCGGGGGAGACGACCACGTTGGAGCCGAAGGTGGCGCGCTACCAGCATGCGGTGGCGGTGGATGTGGAAGGGCACGTGTTGCTGGTGGGAGGGCGTTCGGCGGAGGGGCGCGCGGTCTTCATGATGGAAGGCTTCGATGCGGCTTCGGGGCGCTTCGTCGACGTGCCCGGCGAGATGCATCGCGTGGACGCGACGCTGGCGGTGCTGGGGGACGGGCGCACCATTCTGGTCGCGGGAGGCTCGGATGCGGTGCGGCCGGAGGCGGACGTCCTGTCCTTCGTGTTCGGTGGAGACTCCTTCTCACGGTTGCTGCCGGTGCCACCCCGGCTCCGGGTTCCCAGGGTGGGCGCCACCGTGGCGATGCTCGGTCGGACGGAGGATGGCCCCCGTCCGTTGTTGATCGGTGGCTTCGATGGCGTGGATCCGTTGAATGGGGCGCTGGCCGTGGGGGCGTCCGAGGTGTTGGAGAGCGTGATCCGGGTGAGCGATGGTCCGACGTTGTTGCCCCGGAGCAACGCGTGCGCGGTGTCGCTTCCGGACGGCCGGGTGGTGGTGCTGGGCGGGCGGGGGACGGACCCCGGCATTCCGCGCGCGACGGCGTGGGCGGAGCTGATCATCCCGGCGAAGGATGCCCAACCCAGCGTGCTGGGCCTGCCGCTCCTGCCGCAGCCGCTCGTGTGGCATTCGTGCACGGCGCTCCCGGATGGCTCGGTGCTCGTGGTGGGCGGCGTGGATGACAGCACCGGCGAGCCCCGGGCGCCCAGGGAGGCGCTGGTGGTGATGCCGCCTCCGCGCGACTGA
- a CDS encoding DUF2381 family protein produces MVTCLPARFALAVLLLSAAVEAREPAVRTVLLSEHPEDFTPSVYVKGAVSTVLRFEAPVDPAKTRMLAWEGRFEPLLVGGRKVVVEPLRDLGEDEGVPLLVTLTNGREIPLLLKAPGQGRRVGLDQQVNVYEDLQRYEAMYSALMDSLKQQRILKEENARLRQEEHSPDHALAALLANGDRKHTPFERKRTWRLNNEEANVTVEVLTSRKVPKVAVVFTLTNHDAKKSWSLMEARLSTLSGGKARPFALRMQQDEIAPGGTGRIAVVADDSVFRSPQGLEQLALELFRADGLSQAYLVLEWRPFKE; encoded by the coding sequence ATGGTGACCTGCCTACCTGCCCGGTTTGCCCTGGCCGTGCTCCTGCTGAGCGCGGCGGTGGAAGCGCGGGAGCCCGCGGTCCGCACGGTGCTGCTGTCGGAGCACCCCGAGGACTTCACGCCGAGCGTCTACGTGAAGGGCGCGGTCTCCACTGTCCTGCGCTTCGAGGCCCCCGTGGATCCGGCCAAGACCCGCATGCTGGCCTGGGAGGGCCGGTTCGAGCCGCTGTTGGTCGGTGGCCGCAAGGTGGTCGTGGAGCCACTCCGGGACCTGGGAGAGGACGAGGGCGTGCCCCTGCTCGTGACGCTCACGAACGGGAGGGAGATCCCGCTCCTCCTGAAGGCTCCTGGACAGGGCAGGCGGGTCGGGTTGGATCAGCAGGTGAACGTGTACGAGGACCTGCAGCGCTACGAGGCGATGTACTCAGCGCTGATGGACTCGCTCAAACAGCAGCGCATTTTGAAGGAAGAGAACGCGCGACTGCGGCAGGAGGAACACTCTCCGGACCATGCGCTGGCCGCGCTCCTGGCCAATGGGGATCGCAAGCACACTCCCTTCGAGCGCAAACGAACTTGGCGACTCAACAACGAGGAAGCGAATGTCACGGTCGAGGTCCTGACGAGCAGGAAGGTTCCAAAGGTCGCGGTGGTGTTCACCCTCACCAATCATGATGCGAAAAAATCCTGGAGCTTGATGGAAGCCCGGTTGTCCACCCTGTCGGGTGGGAAGGCACGCCCGTTCGCCTTGCGCATGCAGCAGGATGAAATCGCTCCAGGGGGCACAGGCCGTATCGCCGTCGTCGCAGACGACAGCGTCTTCCGGTCACCTCAAGGCCTGGAACAACTGGCGCTGGAGCTGTTCCGAGCCGACGGGCTGTCGCAGGCCTACCTCGTCCTGGAATGGCGCCCCTTCAAGGAGTAA
- a CDS encoding serine/threonine protein kinase encodes MNARCSWSLVVPVLAMALGCTTTRGSVGLRADGTPGPEDCPETTLQAMRLVRLKVGAGSNVELDVNQDDVSPITLYDGPIESMLQDDLGPLGSPDRLYGRVWTGGPQVVIRYYEALPVDGGDKIPICAVARLSKGQLRKRPGSKPGTAILEFSSAGVDIVDSFR; translated from the coding sequence ATGAACGCACGGTGCTCATGGTCTCTCGTTGTCCCTGTGCTCGCCATGGCCCTGGGCTGCACCACGACCCGAGGAAGTGTAGGGCTGCGTGCGGATGGCACCCCAGGACCTGAGGACTGCCCAGAGACGACGCTGCAAGCGATGCGATTGGTCCGCCTGAAGGTTGGTGCTGGCTCGAACGTTGAACTCGACGTCAATCAGGACGATGTCAGCCCCATCACGCTCTACGATGGGCCCATCGAGAGCATGTTGCAGGACGACCTGGGGCCTCTCGGTAGTCCCGACCGACTCTATGGCCGGGTATGGACGGGCGGTCCGCAGGTGGTCATCCGCTACTACGAGGCACTTCCTGTTGATGGGGGAGACAAGATTCCCATCTGCGCGGTGGCCCGGCTGTCGAAGGGACAGCTCCGCAAGCGACCCGGCTCCAAGCCGGGAACGGCCATCCTCGAATTCTCGAGCGCGGGGGTCGACATCGTGGATTCCTTCCGCTGA
- a CDS encoding cell envelope biogenesis protein TolA has product MVVALILVSIGFAVTLGLLLFGDKGGASGGTANRPSVSSPSFRGELESETKARAKAESEVQRKQKELDEQRAQLQEVKEQLKQTKRKLFDQKEGDKGAQDLVKARAEVERNASIQLAQTREELSHALTENAKLRAEAESRGGNRRREAPAPVQATTSAPVAAAAPASADLIAAPASEPVVSAAVSVPATPVAPAEPVRRYRELNDADREKMDRLETAANKDRLRAVELEKELRRIKGRADTQARILAVTKSEADLGKDKYKALEKRLNRTLLERDLLRRAIKDLEKKTGMLADRTELTPDEVAASDQRSDEVARARAEAEARAAAPATPTEAAPVETAAAPASTEGEAKPSEAPPTNA; this is encoded by the coding sequence TTGGTCGTTGCTCTCATCCTGGTATCGATCGGTTTCGCCGTGACGCTCGGCCTGCTGCTCTTCGGAGACAAGGGCGGCGCTTCGGGCGGTACCGCGAACCGTCCGTCGGTCTCATCGCCCTCGTTCCGTGGGGAGCTGGAGTCGGAGACCAAGGCTCGCGCCAAGGCGGAGTCGGAGGTCCAGCGCAAGCAGAAGGAGCTGGACGAACAGCGCGCGCAGCTCCAGGAGGTCAAGGAGCAGCTCAAGCAGACGAAGCGCAAGCTCTTCGACCAGAAGGAAGGCGACAAGGGTGCGCAGGACCTGGTCAAGGCCCGCGCCGAGGTGGAGCGCAACGCCAGCATCCAGCTCGCGCAGACGCGCGAGGAGCTGTCGCACGCGCTGACGGAGAACGCCAAGCTGCGCGCCGAGGCCGAGTCCCGCGGTGGCAACCGCCGCCGTGAGGCCCCCGCCCCCGTGCAGGCGACGACGTCCGCGCCGGTGGCGGCCGCCGCCCCCGCGTCGGCGGACCTCATCGCCGCGCCCGCGAGCGAGCCCGTGGTGAGCGCGGCGGTGTCGGTGCCGGCCACGCCGGTGGCCCCTGCCGAGCCCGTGCGCCGCTACCGCGAGCTGAACGACGCGGACCGCGAGAAGATGGACCGGCTGGAGACGGCGGCGAACAAGGACCGCCTGCGCGCCGTGGAGCTGGAGAAGGAGCTGCGCCGCATCAAGGGCCGCGCCGACACCCAGGCGCGCATCCTGGCCGTGACGAAGTCCGAGGCCGACCTGGGCAAGGACAAGTACAAGGCCCTGGAGAAGCGCCTCAACCGGACGCTGCTGGAGCGCGACCTGCTTCGCCGGGCCATCAAGGACCTGGAGAAGAAGACGGGCATGCTCGCCGACCGCACGGAGCTGACGCCGGACGAGGTCGCCGCCAGCGATCAGCGCAGCGACGAGGTCGCCCGCGCCCGCGCCGAAGCGGAGGCCCGCGCCGCCGCTCCGGCCACGCCGACCGAGGCCGCCCCCGTGGAGACGGCCGCCGCCCCGGCCTCCACCGAGGGCGAGGCGAAGCCCTCCGAGGCCCCGCCGACCAACGCCTGA
- a CDS encoding 2-oxo acid dehydrogenase subunit E2, which yields MAHLELKPKRDVSSFRKLAIGSWATAYDPTVYGTLTVRMDAALAYLDAFHQRTGVRLTPLHLVLKALGEALRRCPDANALLRFQRIYLRQHVTLCALVPDGDPRRPGLTPARIQDVDRKSVHAVALELEAAVARAREGRDAGLERGRGLLQRVPSLLLHRFTGLLSFLSYTLNVDPGWLGLPRDPFGSAVVVDAGTLGLDTAYLPLAPFTRVPIFLAPGAVREVAVVEDGKVVPGRVMSLNASFDHRFIDGYHAGVIANTLRELLEHPADFFDAPAGAPESTR from the coding sequence ATGGCGCACCTGGAGCTGAAGCCGAAGCGCGACGTGTCGAGCTTCCGCAAGCTCGCCATCGGCAGCTGGGCGACCGCGTACGACCCCACCGTCTACGGCACCTTGACGGTGCGCATGGACGCGGCGCTGGCGTACCTGGACGCCTTCCACCAGCGCACCGGTGTCCGCCTCACCCCCCTGCACCTGGTGCTCAAGGCCCTGGGCGAAGCGCTGCGCCGCTGCCCGGACGCCAACGCGCTGCTGCGCTTCCAGCGCATCTACCTGCGCCAGCACGTCACCCTGTGCGCGCTGGTGCCGGACGGAGACCCGCGCCGGCCCGGCCTCACGCCCGCGCGCATCCAGGACGTGGACCGCAAGAGCGTGCACGCCGTCGCGCTGGAGCTGGAGGCCGCGGTGGCGCGGGCGCGGGAAGGGCGCGACGCCGGGCTGGAGCGGGGCAGGGGACTGCTCCAGCGCGTCCCGTCGCTGCTCCTCCACCGCTTCACGGGGCTGCTGTCGTTCCTGTCGTACACGCTGAACGTGGACCCCGGCTGGCTGGGGCTGCCAAGAGACCCGTTCGGCTCCGCGGTGGTCGTGGACGCGGGCACGCTGGGCCTGGACACCGCCTACCTGCCGCTCGCGCCGTTCACCCGCGTGCCCATCTTCCTCGCGCCCGGCGCGGTGCGGGAGGTGGCGGTGGTGGAGGACGGGAAGGTGGTGCCCGGCCGCGTGATGAGCCTCAACGCGTCCTTCGACCACCGCTTCATCGACGGCTACCACGCGGGCGTCATCGCCAACACGCTGCGCGAGCTGCTGGAGCACCCGGCCGACTTCTTCGACGCGCCGGCCGGGGCTCCTGAATCAACCCGTTAG
- a CDS encoding zinc metalloprotease HtpX, giving the protein MTSRGPAAPALKGGGWHRLGNALKTTVLLAGLTALVLVIGQRLGGAQGLAMAGFFAVVMNFGSYWFSDRIALAIHGAQPLPREQAPWLHEMVERLSARAGMPKPKVYLLPTQQPNAFATGRSPSHAAVAVTAGIVDILDRRELEGVLAHEIGHVRNRDTLIGTVAATLAGVISYAAQMLFWFGGSMLSRGDDEEGGGIAGAMSNLGLLLVAPIAATLLQLAVSRSREYGADATGAELCGDPDALASALLKMERAAEAIPYDRAPATSHLFIVNPLHHGGVMSLFSTHPPIPERVRRLRAMSARLGGRARGGWEYAY; this is encoded by the coding sequence ATGACATCCCGAGGACCGGCCGCACCGGCGCTCAAGGGCGGCGGGTGGCACCGGCTGGGCAATGCGTTGAAGACGACCGTCCTGCTCGCCGGGCTGACGGCGCTGGTGCTCGTCATCGGCCAACGCCTGGGCGGCGCGCAGGGGCTCGCGATGGCGGGCTTCTTCGCGGTGGTGATGAACTTCGGCTCCTACTGGTTCAGCGACCGCATCGCGCTGGCCATCCATGGCGCGCAGCCCCTGCCCCGTGAGCAGGCGCCGTGGCTGCATGAGATGGTGGAGCGCCTGTCCGCCCGCGCGGGCATGCCGAAGCCGAAGGTGTACCTGCTGCCCACGCAGCAGCCCAATGCCTTCGCCACGGGCCGCAGCCCGAGCCACGCGGCGGTGGCGGTGACGGCGGGCATCGTGGACATCCTGGACCGGCGCGAATTGGAGGGCGTGCTGGCGCATGAGATTGGCCACGTGCGCAACCGGGACACGCTCATCGGCACGGTGGCGGCCACGCTCGCGGGCGTCATCAGCTACGCGGCGCAGATGCTCTTCTGGTTCGGCGGCAGCATGCTCAGCCGCGGCGACGACGAGGAGGGCGGCGGCATCGCCGGGGCCATGTCCAACCTGGGCCTGCTGCTGGTGGCGCCCATCGCGGCCACGCTGCTGCAGTTGGCGGTGAGCCGCTCGCGCGAGTACGGCGCGGACGCCACGGGCGCGGAGCTGTGCGGGGATCCGGACGCGCTGGCCAGCGCCCTCTTGAAGATGGAGCGCGCCGCGGAGGCCATTCCGTATGATCGGGCCCCCGCCACGTCGCATCTGTTCATCGTGAACCCGCTGCACCACGGCGGGGTGATGTCGCTGTTCAGCACGCACCCGCCCATCCCGGAGCGCGTGCGCCGGCTGCGCGCGATGAGTGCACGCCTTGGCGGCCGGGCGCGCGGCGGCTGGGAGTACGCGTACTAA